CATGTGCATCTGAACTCGCAGCAACAAGACTTACATTTTGATGGTTACTTTTGTCTTTATTATTTAGAGTAAACTCTTGCATGTGCCAGTTGGTCTTCACATGTTCTTTATGCTTGCCTTCAAAAAATACCAAAGACTTCCTAGTTCCAATGACAGTAGCATTCCACCGTATTAGACGATCTACTCCGGTAACCCTCCAGAAACTAAACTCTCCAACAACACGATTTGGACGATTTTCCTTTGAATACTTACGATTTCTTTGAGTGAAAAAATACATGCAATGTTCTCCTTCACGCTTATATTTTTCTGTGTAACACATAACAATGAAACATGTAAATAAGTTGTTTAGTCAAACACACAACTAT
This is a stretch of genomic DNA from Lotus japonicus ecotype B-129 chromosome 1, LjGifu_v1.2. It encodes these proteins:
- the LOC130727334 gene encoding NAC transcription factor 29-like; the protein is MDPHAILDFDGEVHGIPPGYKFQPDDMELIDYYLKPKINGNALPLIPGLIHEVDVYTISPQHLNEKYKREGEHCMYFFTQRNRKYSKENRPNRVVGEFSFWRVTGVDRLIRWNATVIGTRKSLVFFEGKHKEHVKTNWHMQEFTLNNKDKSNHQNVSLVAASSDAHAS